From the genome of Scytonema hofmannii PCC 7110, one region includes:
- the dapB gene encoding 4-hydroxy-tetrahydrodipicolinate reductase: MSNQAPIPVVVVGAGGKMGREVVKAVAQAPDMNLVGAIDTSPELQDKDAGELAGLTEPLEIPITNQIEPMLAFAAQERQPGVMVDFTHPKSVYDNIRSAIAYGVRPVVGTTGLTQQQISELAEFADKASTGCLIIPNFSIGMVLLQQAAVVASQYFDHVEIIELHHNQKADAPSGTAIQTAQMLAEMGKVFNPPLVEESEKLPGARGSQAGEGIRIHSIRLPGLIAHQEVIFGAAGQIYTLRHDTSDRACYMPGVLLAIRKVLQLKSLVYGLEKIL; encoded by the coding sequence ATGTCAAATCAAGCTCCTATCCCAGTTGTTGTTGTTGGCGCTGGTGGCAAAATGGGTCGTGAGGTAGTTAAAGCAGTAGCACAAGCACCTGATATGAATCTTGTAGGTGCTATTGATACTAGCCCAGAACTTCAAGATAAAGACGCAGGCGAACTCGCAGGTTTAACAGAACCGCTGGAAATTCCCATCACCAATCAAATCGAACCAATGCTGGCATTTGCAGCCCAGGAAAGACAGCCAGGAGTGATGGTAGATTTTACTCATCCCAAATCAGTTTATGATAATATTCGCAGTGCGATCGCTTATGGTGTTCGTCCTGTAGTTGGAACCACCGGGTTAACTCAACAACAAATTAGCGAGTTAGCAGAATTTGCTGATAAGGCCAGTACGGGCTGTCTGATTATTCCCAACTTTTCCATTGGGATGGTGCTGCTACAACAAGCTGCAGTCGTGGCATCCCAATATTTTGACCACGTTGAAATTATAGAACTGCATCACAACCAAAAAGCTGATGCGCCTAGCGGTACAGCAATTCAAACGGCTCAAATGCTAGCTGAAATGGGTAAAGTATTTAACCCACCTCTTGTGGAAGAGTCCGAGAAATTACCAGGAGCCAGGGGAAGTCAAGCAGGAGAAGGTATCAGAATTCACAGCATCAGGTTACCGGGGTTGATAGCTCACCAAGAAGTGATTTTTGGCGCAGCAGGTCAAATATACACCCTCAGACATGATACGAGCGATCGCGCTTGCTATATGCCGGGAGTACTACTAGCAATTCGCAAAGTCTTGCAGTTAAAGTCGTTAGTATATGGATTAGAAAAAATACTATAA
- a CDS encoding precorrin-8X methylmutase, with protein MEWHTTDAQSLAIIDSEMGEHIFSPAEYELVRRVVYATADFEYKSLIRFSERALQAAAAALAARTTIVVDVQMVQVGILQDIQNTFANPVYCSMDSYTHPQKEKTRVASGMETLAKRYPEGIFVVGQSQTALITLVDLIESEEIRPALIIATPAGFLDVDAAKERLRESLVPNITIDSRKGNAVVAAAIVDGLVDLAWQAYGKL; from the coding sequence ATGGAATGGCATACAACCGACGCTCAAAGTTTGGCAATCATCGATTCAGAAATGGGTGAGCATATATTTTCGCCCGCAGAGTATGAACTTGTTCGAAGAGTAGTTTATGCTACAGCAGACTTTGAGTATAAATCTTTAATTCGCTTTTCTGAACGTGCTTTGCAGGCTGCAGCTGCCGCACTAGCAGCACGCACCACTATTGTGGTAGATGTCCAAATGGTGCAGGTAGGTATTCTTCAAGACATTCAAAATACCTTTGCCAATCCGGTATATTGCAGTATGGACTCCTACACTCACCCTCAAAAAGAAAAAACTCGCGTTGCATCGGGAATGGAGACCCTAGCCAAGCGATACCCAGAGGGAATATTTGTAGTAGGTCAATCTCAAACTGCCCTCATAACACTTGTTGATTTAATTGAATCTGAGGAAATCAGACCTGCTTTAATAATCGCCACACCAGCCGGATTTTTAGATGTAGATGCTGCAAAGGAACGTTTGCGAGAATCTTTAGTTCCTAACATTACAATTGACAGCCGTAAGGGAAATGCTGTCGTAGCCGCCGCTATTGTTGATGGTCTCGTAGACTTGGCTTGGCAAGCTTATGGAAAATTATGA
- a CDS encoding TPM domain-containing protein: MQHSVWRQFLAFAAVLFLAGSIWITQSPNAYAYDNPELLPDTPTPVVDLAKSLNSIQEEKLVKDFDKFEADTGWKLRVLTQYDRTPGRAVINFWGLDDKSVLLVADSRGGNILSFSVGDAVYELLPRTFWIELQTRFGNLYFVREQGEDQAILQAMETVKTCLLQGGCGVVPGLPREQWILTLITSIIGGIICGFAAQPRGKGEVIAWQWALIFSPLWGILFLAFGLGPVVTRTSDWLPVTRNVAGFFIGALVAYLSPVFSRSSPSAES; the protein is encoded by the coding sequence ATGCAGCATAGTGTTTGGCGACAGTTTTTGGCATTTGCGGCAGTATTGTTTTTAGCCGGATCGATTTGGATAACACAATCTCCCAACGCATACGCTTATGACAATCCCGAGTTACTACCGGATACCCCAACCCCAGTTGTAGACTTAGCGAAATCTCTCAACAGCATTCAAGAAGAGAAGCTTGTCAAAGATTTTGACAAATTTGAGGCTGACACCGGCTGGAAACTGCGAGTGTTAACACAATACGATCGCACCCCAGGTCGTGCAGTCATCAACTTTTGGGGCTTAGATGATAAAAGTGTTTTACTTGTTGCTGACTCCCGTGGCGGAAACATTTTAAGTTTTAGTGTCGGAGACGCAGTTTATGAATTACTCCCACGTACTTTTTGGATAGAATTGCAAACCCGCTTTGGGAACTTGTACTTTGTGCGAGAACAAGGCGAAGACCAAGCTATTCTTCAGGCTATGGAAACAGTGAAAACCTGTTTACTGCAGGGAGGTTGCGGAGTTGTTCCGGGATTACCGCGAGAGCAGTGGATTCTCACGTTAATTACTTCTATTATTGGGGGGATTATCTGTGGATTTGCGGCTCAACCTCGAGGTAAAGGAGAGGTAATTGCTTGGCAGTGGGCTTTAATTTTCTCGCCTTTGTGGGGTATTTTATTTCTTGCCTTTGGTCTTGGACCGGTTGTCACCAGAACAAGCGATTGGTTACCAGTCACTCGCAACGTAGCAGGATTTTTCATTGGTGCTCTAGTTGCTTACTTGTCACCTGTTTTCAGTCGCTCTTCTCCAAGTGCTGAGTCTTAA